One genomic segment of Vibrio sp. SCSIO 43136 includes these proteins:
- the iscR gene encoding Fe-S cluster assembly transcriptional regulator IscR produces MRLTSKGRYAVTAMLDVALHSQQNPVPLADISERQGISLSYLEQLFSKLRKAGLVASVRGPGGGYRLGTNAHEIAVGMVIAAVDESVDATKCHGKEGCQGGTRCLTHTLWRDLSDRISGFLNNITLGELMEDNEVLEISDRQDIGLAINHGFSKQSNTNTIGVNARS; encoded by the coding sequence ATGAGACTGACATCTAAAGGAAGATATGCGGTAACTGCAATGCTTGATGTAGCACTGCATTCGCAACAAAACCCAGTGCCATTGGCGGATATTTCTGAGCGCCAAGGTATTTCGCTTTCCTACTTAGAACAACTGTTTTCAAAACTGCGTAAAGCAGGGCTGGTGGCCAGTGTTCGTGGCCCAGGTGGTGGTTACCGCCTAGGAACTAACGCCCACGAAATTGCTGTAGGTATGGTCATTGCAGCTGTCGACGAATCTGTCGACGCAACTAAGTGTCACGGTAAAGAGGGTTGCCAAGGTGGAACTCGTTGCCTAACTCACACACTGTGGCGCGATTTAAGTGATAGAATTAGCGGCTTCTTAAATAACATCACTCTTGGTGAGTTGATGGAAGATAACGAAGTTCTAGAAATTTCTGATCGTCAAGACATCGGCTTGGCTATCAATCATGGGTTTAGCAAACAATCAAACACCAACACAATAGGTGTAAATGCTCGCTCTTAA
- a CDS encoding IscS subfamily cysteine desulfurase, with product MKLPIYFDYSATCPVDPRVAEKMVQYMTMDGTFGNPASRSHRYGWQAEEAVDTAREQVADLLNADPREIVITSGATESDNLAIKGAAHFYAKKGKHVITCKTEHKAVLDPCRQLEREGFEVTYLEPEANGIIDLAKLEAAMREDTVLVSIMHVNNEIGVIQDITEIGEMCRSRKIVFHVDAAQSAGKLPIDVQQMKVDLISMSAHKIYGPKGIGALYVRRKPRIRLEAQMHGGGHERGFRSGTLATHQIVGMGEAFRIAKEEMQKDHDHALKLRNRLLERLEGMEALTINGDLEQRAPFNLNLSFAFVEGESLLMALKDLAVSSGSACTSASLEPSYVLRALGLDDELAHSSIRFSFGRFTTEEEIDYAAEQIKTAVQKLRDMSPLWDMYKEGIDLNTVEWAHH from the coding sequence ATGAAACTGCCTATTTATTTTGACTATTCAGCAACTTGCCCAGTTGATCCTCGTGTTGCTGAGAAGATGGTTCAGTACATGACAATGGATGGTACTTTTGGTAACCCAGCGTCACGTTCACACCGTTACGGTTGGCAAGCTGAAGAAGCTGTGGATACCGCTCGTGAGCAAGTAGCTGATCTACTAAACGCAGACCCACGTGAAATCGTAATCACCTCGGGTGCGACAGAGTCAGATAACTTAGCGATCAAAGGTGCAGCACACTTCTACGCTAAGAAAGGCAAGCACGTCATCACATGTAAAACCGAGCACAAAGCGGTTCTTGACCCATGCCGTCAACTAGAGCGTGAAGGTTTTGAGGTTACATATCTTGAGCCAGAAGCAAACGGTATTATTGATCTTGCGAAGCTTGAAGCAGCAATGCGCGAAGACACGGTTTTAGTCTCTATCATGCATGTGAACAACGAAATTGGCGTTATTCAAGACATCACTGAAATCGGTGAAATGTGTCGCTCACGCAAAATCGTATTTCATGTAGATGCGGCGCAAAGTGCAGGTAAACTGCCAATCGATGTTCAACAAATGAAAGTTGACTTGATCTCAATGTCAGCGCACAAGATTTACGGCCCGAAAGGCATCGGTGCATTGTACGTTCGCCGTAAGCCACGTATCCGCCTAGAAGCGCAGATGCACGGTGGTGGTCATGAGCGTGGTTTCCGCTCTGGTACCCTAGCAACTCACCAAATCGTTGGTATGGGTGAAGCTTTCCGTATCGCAAAAGAAGAGATGCAGAAAGATCACGATCACGCACTTAAGTTGCGTAACCGCCTACTAGAGCGTCTAGAAGGTATGGAAGCGCTAACCATCAACGGTGATCTTGAGCAGCGTGCTCCGTTTAACCTAAACCTAAGTTTTGCTTTCGTAGAGGGTGAATCTCTACTGATGGCGCTGAAGGACCTAGCGGTATCTTCAGGCTCTGCTTGTACATCTGCAAGTCTAGAACCATCGTACGTACTGCGTGCACTTGGTCTTGATGATGAACTTGCACACAGTTCAATCCGTTTCTCTTTCGGTCGCTTTACGACAGAAGAAGAGATTGACTACGCTGCAGAGCAGATTAAAACAGCAGTACAAAAACTACGTGACATGTCTCCACTGTGGGATATGTACAAAGAAGGAATTGACCTAAATACGGTTGAGTGGGCTCACCACTAA
- the iscU gene encoding Fe-S cluster assembly scaffold IscU: MAYSEKVIDHYENPRNVGAFDKNDPNVGSGMVGAPACGDVMKLQIKVSEEGIIEDAKFKTYGCGSAIASSSLVTEWVKGKSIDEAAAIKNAEIAEELELPPVKVHCSILAEDAIKAAVSDYKKKHQE; this comes from the coding sequence ATGGCATACAGTGAAAAAGTAATTGACCACTATGAGAACCCACGCAACGTTGGTGCATTCGACAAGAATGATCCAAACGTAGGTAGTGGCATGGTAGGTGCACCGGCGTGTGGCGACGTAATGAAGCTACAGATCAAAGTGTCGGAAGAGGGCATCATTGAAGATGCAAAATTTAAAACTTACGGTTGTGGTAGTGCTATCGCTTCAAGCTCACTTGTGACAGAGTGGGTAAAAGGCAAGAGCATTGATGAAGCAGCAGCAATTAAAAACGCTGAAATCGCAGAAGAGCTCGAGCTTCCACCAGTGAAAGTTCACTGCTCAATCCTTGCGGAAGATGCTATCAAAGCAGCAGTTTCTGACTACAAGAAAAAGCACCAAGAGTAA
- the iscA gene encoding iron-sulfur cluster assembly protein IscA: MAITMTDAAAERVQAFLDNRGKGIGLRLGVKTTGCSGMAYVLEFVDELNDEDQVFEHKSVKVIIDAKSLVYLDGTELDFVKEGLNEGFEFNNPNSKGECGCGESFNV, translated from the coding sequence ATGGCCATCACAATGACAGACGCAGCAGCCGAGCGCGTTCAAGCATTCCTAGATAATCGCGGTAAAGGAATTGGCCTCCGATTAGGCGTTAAGACCACTGGGTGTTCTGGTATGGCTTATGTACTAGAGTTCGTAGATGAGCTTAACGATGAAGACCAAGTGTTCGAGCACAAAAGTGTCAAAGTAATTATTGACGCCAAGAGCCTCGTATACTTAGACGGTACCGAACTGGATTTCGTCAAAGAAGGCCTTAACGAAGGTTTCGAATTCAACAACCCGAACTCTAAAGGCGAGTGTGGTTGTGGCGAGAGCTTCAACGTCTAG
- the hscB gene encoding co-chaperone HscB, protein MNHFELFGLPTQFEVDTNLLASQFRELQRRFHPDKYATASERDRLLAVQKAAQINDAYQVLKSPISRAEYLLAEMGVDIRNEQNTMQDPMFLMEQMELREELEEIEHSSDPESALFDFAANVSKLYTQHLNELKEALAQQALEQAASGIRKLKFIAKLNSEIEQLEEKLLG, encoded by the coding sequence ATGAACCATTTTGAACTATTTGGTCTGCCAACACAGTTTGAAGTCGACACCAATCTTTTAGCGTCTCAATTTCGCGAACTTCAACGTCGTTTTCATCCAGACAAATATGCGACCGCATCCGAACGTGATCGCTTGCTAGCGGTGCAAAAAGCTGCACAAATCAATGATGCTTATCAAGTGCTTAAATCTCCTATCTCACGAGCAGAATACCTATTGGCTGAAATGGGTGTGGATATTCGTAATGAGCAAAACACCATGCAAGATCCTATGTTCTTGATGGAGCAGATGGAGCTTAGAGAAGAGCTTGAAGAGATAGAACACAGCTCAGATCCTGAAAGTGCGCTATTCGATTTTGCCGCGAATGTCAGTAAACTATATACACAGCATTTAAATGAGCTTAAAGAAGCCCTAGCGCAGCAGGCCTTAGAGCAAGCCGCTAGTGGGATCCGTAAGCTAAAGTTTATTGCGAAGCTCAACAGTGAAATCGAGCAACTTGAAGAAAAACTGCTTGGATAA
- the hscA gene encoding Fe-S protein assembly chaperone HscA — MALLQIAEPGQSSAPHEHKLAVGIDLGTTNSLVASVRSGEAKPLSDEQGRNILPSVVNYGGEEPLVGYAARQKAQQEPEQTIISAKRLIGRSLEDIQTRYPELPYQFTASDNGLPLLQTKQGSVNPIQVSSQILKSLAARAESTLGGELSGVVITVPAYFDDAQRAGTKDAAQLAGLHVLRLLNEPTAAAIAYGLDSGQEGVIAVYDLGGGTFDISILRLSRGVFEVLATGGDSALGGDDFDHLVANYIKEQIGLEGELSAEQNRKLLDAATEMKIALSDADTAQVDVLDWQGTISRETFNALIQPLVKKTLMSCRRALRDAEVGSEEVCEVVMVGGSTRTPIVREMVGEFFGRTPLTSINPDEVVAIGAAIQADILVGNKPDSEMLLLDVIPLSLGIETMGGLVEKIIPRNTTIPVARAQEFTTFKDGQTGMLVHVAQGEREMMDDCRSLARFTLKGIPPMAAGAAHIRVTYQVDADGLLSVTAMEKSTGVQADIQVKPSYGLSDTEVADMLKDSMTHAKEDMLARALAEQQVEADRVIEGLVAAMQADGDELLSESERDALIKAIESLIELRNGTDADAIEQGIKDTDAASQEFASRRMDKSIRAALSGQSVDKI; from the coding sequence ATGGCACTACTTCAGATTGCAGAGCCTGGTCAAAGCTCTGCACCTCACGAACATAAACTGGCGGTTGGTATCGATCTTGGCACGACCAACTCCTTGGTTGCCTCGGTTCGCAGCGGTGAAGCAAAACCGCTCAGCGATGAGCAAGGTCGAAATATCCTACCTTCTGTAGTGAACTACGGTGGTGAAGAACCATTAGTGGGGTATGCTGCTCGCCAAAAAGCGCAGCAGGAACCTGAGCAGACCATTATTTCAGCTAAGCGTTTGATTGGCCGCTCTCTAGAAGATATTCAAACTCGCTACCCTGAGTTGCCTTACCAATTTACGGCAAGTGACAACGGCCTGCCGCTGTTGCAAACCAAGCAGGGCAGTGTCAATCCGATTCAAGTATCGTCGCAGATTTTAAAATCTTTGGCCGCCCGAGCGGAAAGCACACTTGGTGGTGAGTTAAGTGGCGTCGTTATTACCGTGCCTGCGTATTTTGATGATGCACAACGTGCGGGTACCAAAGATGCGGCTCAATTGGCTGGATTGCATGTACTTCGCCTGCTGAATGAGCCAACAGCTGCTGCCATCGCCTATGGCCTAGACAGTGGCCAAGAGGGCGTGATTGCCGTTTACGACCTTGGTGGCGGTACCTTCGATATTTCTATTTTGCGCCTGTCTCGTGGTGTGTTCGAAGTATTAGCCACAGGTGGTGACTCTGCCCTTGGCGGTGATGACTTTGACCATCTGGTCGCTAACTACATCAAAGAGCAGATTGGCCTTGAAGGCGAACTGAGCGCCGAACAAAACCGTAAATTGCTGGATGCAGCGACCGAGATGAAAATTGCGCTATCAGACGCAGATACTGCTCAAGTCGATGTGCTGGATTGGCAGGGTACCATTAGCCGTGAAACCTTCAACGCACTTATTCAGCCACTGGTGAAGAAGACACTAATGTCATGTCGCCGAGCGCTACGTGACGCTGAAGTAGGTAGCGAAGAGGTATGTGAAGTGGTGATGGTAGGTGGCTCAACCCGTACACCTATCGTACGTGAAATGGTCGGCGAGTTCTTCGGTCGTACGCCACTGACCAGTATCAACCCAGATGAAGTGGTTGCGATTGGCGCTGCGATTCAAGCTGACATCTTAGTCGGTAATAAACCTGATTCAGAGATGCTACTGCTGGATGTTATCCCGCTGTCTCTAGGTATTGAAACCATGGGTGGTTTGGTTGAGAAGATCATCCCTCGCAACACAACCATTCCTGTTGCACGAGCTCAAGAGTTTACCACTTTCAAAGATGGTCAAACTGGAATGTTGGTTCACGTCGCTCAAGGTGAGCGTGAAATGATGGATGATTGCCGTTCATTAGCTCGCTTCACCCTAAAAGGTATTCCACCGATGGCGGCAGGTGCGGCGCATATTCGAGTGACCTATCAAGTGGATGCAGATGGCCTTCTGTCTGTGACTGCGATGGAAAAGAGCACGGGTGTTCAAGCAGATATTCAAGTTAAACCTTCTTACGGTCTAAGTGATACCGAAGTTGCTGACATGCTAAAAGACTCGATGACTCACGCTAAAGAAGACATGTTGGCCCGAGCACTTGCAGAGCAACAAGTTGAAGCTGACCGAGTGATTGAAGGCTTAGTTGCAGCGATGCAAGCGGATGGTGATGAACTGCTGAGTGAGTCAGAGCGTGATGCGTTGATCAAAGCTATCGAGAGCTTGATTGAGCTGCGCAATGGTACTGACGCAGACGCCATTGAACAAGGCATCAAAGATACGGATGCGGCGAGTCAAGAGTTTGCCTCTCGCCGAATGGATAAATCCATCCGAGCTGCCCTTTCGGGTCAGTCGGTCGATAAAATATAA
- the fdx gene encoding ISC system 2Fe-2S type ferredoxin, with translation MPKIVVLPHEDLCPEGAVLEAKTGETVLDVALKAGIGIEHACEKSCACTTCHVVIREGFDSLEESEELEDDMLDKAWGLEPESRLGCQAKVADEDLVVEIPKYTLNHASEDH, from the coding sequence ATGCCAAAAATCGTTGTATTGCCTCATGAAGATCTTTGCCCAGAAGGTGCAGTACTAGAAGCAAAAACGGGTGAAACCGTATTAGATGTTGCGCTTAAAGCGGGCATCGGCATCGAGCACGCATGTGAAAAATCTTGTGCATGCACCACTTGTCACGTAGTGATCCGTGAAGGCTTTGATTCACTAGAAGAGAGTGAAGAGCTCGAAGACGATATGCTAGATAAAGCATGGGGACTAGAGCCGGAATCTCGTCTAGGCTGCCAAGCGAAAGTGGCTGACGAGGATCTGGTTGTAGAGATCCCGAAATACACACTTAATCACGCATCAGAAGACCACTAA
- the iscX gene encoding Fe-S cluster assembly protein IscX, protein MSLKWTDSRDIAIELCDLFPDTDPKTVRFTDLHRWICELEEFEDDPNRSNEKILEAIILCWMDEAD, encoded by the coding sequence ATGAGCCTAAAATGGACAGACTCGCGAGACATCGCCATTGAGCTGTGTGACCTTTTTCCAGACACTGACCCAAAAACAGTGCGTTTTACAGACTTGCATCGCTGGATCTGTGAACTGGAAGAGTTTGAAGATGATCCCAACCGTTCCAACGAAAAAATCCTAGAAGCGATTATTTTATGTTGGATGGATGAAGCGGACTAA
- the pepB gene encoding aminopeptidase PepB, translated as MSTQMPVLISRQAAPEQWGDKALLSFGEAGATIHVTEPELDAIQRAARKLDGQGIKAVSLQGEGWDLEAVWAFYQGYRNQKNNNRVDWVELEEAAQTELNARIKAGDWVRDIINKNAEEVAPRQLATMAGEFIKSLAPEQVTYRIVKDKDLLTEGWEGIYAVGRGSERTSAMLQLDFNPTGDENAPVFACLVGKGITFDSGGYSLKPSNFMDAMKADMGGSGIITGGLGLAIMRGLNKRVKLILCCAENMVSGRAFKLGDIIKYKNGKTVEVMNTDAEGRLVLADGLLFANEQNPELIIDCATLTGAAKNALGNDYHALLSFDSELSHQALTSATEENEGLWPLPLADFHRSMLPSNYADLSNISSGQYSPGASTAAAFLSYFVDDYKKGWLHFDCAGTYRKAASDKWSAGATGMGVRTLARLLVDQAK; from the coding sequence ATGTCTACACAAATGCCGGTATTGATCTCTCGCCAGGCGGCACCAGAACAGTGGGGCGATAAAGCACTACTTTCATTTGGTGAAGCTGGTGCGACTATCCACGTCACCGAGCCTGAGCTTGATGCGATTCAACGTGCTGCTCGTAAGCTGGATGGTCAAGGGATCAAAGCAGTTTCACTGCAAGGCGAAGGCTGGGATCTAGAAGCGGTTTGGGCTTTTTATCAAGGCTACCGTAACCAAAAGAATAACAACCGTGTTGATTGGGTTGAACTTGAAGAAGCGGCTCAAACAGAACTGAACGCTCGTATTAAAGCGGGCGATTGGGTTCGCGACATTATCAACAAAAACGCCGAAGAAGTCGCACCTCGTCAACTGGCAACTATGGCAGGTGAGTTCATCAAATCACTTGCACCAGAGCAGGTAACTTACCGCATCGTTAAAGATAAAGATCTACTGACGGAAGGCTGGGAAGGCATTTATGCAGTAGGCCGTGGCTCTGAACGTACGTCAGCTATGCTACAACTCGACTTCAACCCAACAGGCGATGAAAACGCACCAGTATTCGCTTGTCTTGTGGGTAAAGGCATTACGTTTGACTCAGGTGGCTACAGCTTGAAGCCTTCAAACTTCATGGACGCTATGAAAGCTGATATGGGTGGCTCTGGCATCATCACTGGTGGTCTTGGCTTGGCGATTATGCGCGGTCTGAATAAGCGTGTGAAACTTATCTTATGTTGCGCTGAAAACATGGTTTCTGGTCGTGCATTTAAGCTTGGCGATATCATCAAGTACAAAAATGGCAAAACAGTGGAAGTGATGAACACCGATGCTGAAGGTCGTTTAGTTCTGGCGGACGGTCTATTGTTTGCTAATGAGCAAAACCCTGAGCTAATCATTGATTGTGCAACACTTACGGGTGCTGCAAAAAATGCCCTAGGCAACGATTACCATGCTTTGCTCTCTTTTGATAGCGAGCTATCTCACCAAGCACTCACCAGTGCTACGGAAGAAAATGAAGGTCTGTGGCCTCTACCGCTAGCAGACTTCCACCGTAGCATGTTGCCATCGAACTACGCTGATCTATCCAACATCAGTAGTGGTCAATATTCACCAGGTGCGAGCACGGCGGCGGCATTCCTTTCTTACTTCGTAGATGACTACAAGAAAGGTTGGCTGCACTTTGATTGTGCTGGTACTTACCGCAAAGCAGCGTCTGACAAATGGTCAGCAGGCGCAACGGGCATGGGTGTTCGCACGCTAGCTCGTCTACTAGTAGACCAAGCAAAATAA
- the ndk gene encoding nucleoside-diphosphate kinase, whose product MALERTFSIVKPDAVKRNLIGEIYHRIEKAGLQVIAAKMVHLNEDQASGFYAEHEGKPFFEDLKAFMTSGPIMVQVLEGEDAICRYRELMGKTNPEEAACGTIRADYALSMRHNSVHGSDSPESAAREIEFFFPASEICPRS is encoded by the coding sequence ATGGCTCTAGAAAGAACCTTCTCTATTGTTAAGCCCGACGCAGTTAAACGTAACCTGATTGGTGAGATTTACCACCGTATAGAAAAAGCAGGTCTACAGGTTATTGCAGCGAAAATGGTTCACCTGAATGAAGACCAAGCCAGCGGTTTCTACGCTGAGCATGAAGGCAAACCATTTTTCGAAGACTTAAAAGCATTTATGACTTCTGGCCCAATCATGGTTCAAGTCCTTGAAGGTGAAGATGCTATCTGTCGTTACCGTGAATTGATGGGTAAAACCAACCCAGAAGAAGCGGCATGTGGCACGATTCGCGCTGATTACGCACTGAGTATGCGTCATAACTCTGTCCACGGTAGTGATAGCCCAGAGTCGGCAGCCCGTGAAATTGAGTTTTTCTTCCCTGCATCTGAGATTTGCCCTCGCTCTTAG
- a CDS encoding bifunctional tRNA (adenosine(37)-C2)-methyltransferase TrmG/ribosomal RNA large subunit methyltransferase RlmN, translating to MTTQKVNLLDFDRKGLRKYFAEELGEKAFRADQIMKWIYHFGVDDFELMTNINKKLREKLQRVAEIRAPFVSDAQHSSDGTIKWAMRVGDQDVETVYIPEDDRATLCVSSQVGCALECKFCSTAQQGFNRNLKVSEIIGQVWRAAREIGLEKETGRRPITNVVMMGMGEPLLNMKNLIPSLEIMLDDLGFGLSKRRVTVSTSGVVSGLDQMTDNIDVALAISLHAPTDELRSEIMPINDRWNIEDFLASVRRYIASSNANRGKVTVEYVLLDHVNDDMEHARQLAELMKDTPCKINLIPFNPYPGSPYGKPSNSRIDRFMKTLMKYDYTVTVRKTRGDDIDAACGQLVGDVIDRTKRTQNKQNGEPIPVKSI from the coding sequence ATGACAACCCAAAAAGTCAATCTACTCGATTTTGATCGTAAAGGGCTCCGCAAATATTTTGCTGAAGAGCTTGGCGAAAAAGCGTTTCGCGCAGATCAAATTATGAAGTGGATCTACCATTTTGGCGTGGATGACTTTGAGTTGATGACCAACATCAACAAGAAGCTACGTGAGAAGCTGCAGCGTGTGGCTGAAATCCGTGCACCTTTCGTGTCTGATGCACAGCACTCAAGTGACGGCACCATCAAGTGGGCGATGCGCGTCGGTGACCAAGACGTAGAAACCGTATACATCCCAGAGGATGATCGTGCGACGCTTTGTGTCTCGTCTCAAGTGGGTTGTGCACTAGAGTGTAAGTTCTGTTCAACGGCACAGCAGGGTTTCAACCGTAACCTAAAAGTGTCTGAAATCATTGGTCAGGTATGGCGCGCTGCACGTGAGATTGGTCTTGAGAAAGAAACGGGTCGTCGCCCAATTACTAACGTAGTAATGATGGGTATGGGTGAGCCGCTTTTAAACATGAAGAACTTGATCCCATCTTTAGAGATCATGCTTGATGACCTTGGCTTTGGCCTTTCTAAGCGCCGTGTAACTGTATCAACTTCTGGTGTCGTTTCTGGCCTTGATCAGATGACAGATAACATCGACGTGGCACTAGCGATTTCTCTTCACGCACCGACCGATGAACTGCGTAGTGAAATCATGCCGATTAACGACCGCTGGAATATCGAAGATTTTCTTGCATCGGTTCGTCGTTATATTGCTTCATCCAATGCCAACCGAGGCAAGGTAACCGTCGAATATGTTCTGCTTGATCATGTCAATGACGACATGGAACATGCACGACAGCTCGCAGAATTGATGAAAGACACCCCGTGTAAAATCAATTTGATTCCATTTAACCCGTATCCTGGTTCACCATACGGAAAACCGAGTAATTCACGCATCGACCGTTTCATGAAAACCTTGATGAAGTACGACTACACGGTAACAGTACGTAAAACACGCGGCGATGATATCGATGCAGCGTGTGGTCAGTTAGTGGGTGATGTGATTGACCGCACTAAACGTACACAGAATAAACAAAATGGGGAACCAATCCCGGTGAAAAGCATCTGA
- the pilW gene encoding type IV pilus biogenesis/stability protein PilW, with protein MFARFVYIILVSLISGCVTVTQDKLDASFDRQAAAEARVNLGLSYLESGDRVRAKENIQQALEYRPNYYRALIAQAHYYDQVGEPDNARQSFEQALRESPDNGDVLNNYGVFLCKLGEYETADAFFNRAIEVPYYYLISASYQNAAFCALKSGDKHQAQYYFRRALDHDPKRVSSILQLAQLEIELEQYREARVRLVKFHHQFGYRAASLGLLIELEEKNGNLAMAERYRQALAQKYPDSIQYQKYVRNKNGTIRN; from the coding sequence ATGTTCGCAAGGTTTGTATACATAATTCTGGTTAGTTTAATTTCCGGTTGTGTTACAGTTACACAAGATAAATTAGATGCTTCATTCGATAGGCAGGCGGCTGCAGAGGCGAGAGTCAATTTAGGCTTGAGTTATTTGGAGTCAGGCGACCGAGTTAGGGCGAAAGAGAATATTCAACAAGCGTTGGAGTATCGCCCCAACTATTACCGAGCATTGATCGCACAAGCGCATTATTACGATCAAGTCGGAGAGCCGGATAACGCCCGCCAATCATTCGAACAAGCACTTAGGGAGTCACCCGACAACGGAGACGTTCTCAATAACTACGGTGTTTTTCTTTGTAAGCTCGGCGAATATGAAACCGCTGACGCCTTCTTTAACCGTGCTATTGAGGTGCCTTACTACTACCTAATTTCAGCCAGTTATCAAAATGCTGCATTTTGTGCACTGAAATCAGGGGATAAGCATCAGGCACAATACTATTTTCGCCGCGCACTCGATCATGATCCCAAACGGGTAAGTTCGATTTTGCAGCTCGCTCAATTAGAAATAGAGTTAGAGCAGTATCGCGAGGCTAGGGTAAGACTGGTAAAGTTTCACCATCAGTTTGGATATAGAGCAGCAAGCCTAGGGCTGCTGATTGAACTAGAAGAAAAAAACGGCAATTTAGCCATGGCAGAGCGTTATCGCCAAGCACTTGCTCAGAAATATCCAGACTCTATTCAGTATCAAAAATATGTCAGAAATAAAAACGGAACAATCAGAAATTAA
- the rodZ gene encoding cytoskeleton protein RodZ, with amino-acid sequence MSEIKTEQSEINPQEIENVAVLPGALLRQKRESLGWSQKDIADRLRLRVVVIENIENDSVKSDQVATFTRGYLRSYAKLVGIEEDEVLALFDGAQQESDDVQSMQSFSRKTKREKHDSRIMLLTWGIMLTLVGISSVWWWQNQEQDTLSVTELQAATAADSVDEPIALDSAALDSPVVEVAVSDAEPTLLPLEEETSAVVAEENTPVIEDTAPVETPVAEPVQETPAEASVPDVAANLLEMSFRSDCWILVKDATGKTLSTGVKKAGQSLSLQGELPYSLVLGAPEGVTMTLADEAVDLSGYTAGKVAKFKLP; translated from the coding sequence ATGTCAGAAATAAAAACGGAACAATCAGAAATTAATCCGCAAGAGATTGAAAACGTAGCAGTATTACCGGGCGCACTATTACGTCAAAAACGTGAATCTCTTGGCTGGAGCCAAAAAGATATCGCCGATCGACTGCGACTGCGAGTCGTAGTGATTGAGAACATTGAAAACGACAGTGTTAAGTCAGATCAAGTAGCCACCTTTACCCGTGGCTATTTGCGATCTTATGCCAAGCTGGTTGGTATTGAAGAAGATGAAGTGCTTGCCCTGTTTGACGGTGCTCAGCAAGAGAGTGATGACGTGCAAAGCATGCAGAGCTTTTCTCGTAAAACTAAGCGCGAAAAACACGACAGCCGCATCATGCTGCTTACTTGGGGCATTATGCTGACCCTTGTGGGTATCTCGTCGGTATGGTGGTGGCAAAACCAAGAACAGGACACTCTGTCAGTGACTGAGCTTCAAGCTGCAACGGCGGCAGATTCTGTCGATGAGCCAATTGCCTTGGATAGCGCCGCATTGGACTCTCCAGTAGTCGAGGTGGCAGTTTCAGATGCCGAGCCAACCTTGCTACCTCTGGAAGAGGAAACTTCAGCTGTGGTTGCTGAAGAGAATACGCCTGTGATCGAAGACACCGCTCCAGTCGAAACGCCAGTAGCAGAACCAGTACAAGAAACGCCTGCTGAAGCTTCAGTGCCTGATGTAGCAGCGAACCTACTTGAGATGTCATTTCGTTCAGACTGTTGGATCTTGGTGAAAGATGCGACAGGAAAAACCTTATCGACTGGTGTGAAGAAAGCAGGTCAATCTCTTAGCCTGCAAGGCGAGCTCCCTTATAGTTTAGTTCTTGGCGCACCTGAAGGTGTGACAATGACATTAGCCGATGAAGCCGTGGACCTTTCTGGGTATACTGCAGGCAAAGTCGCGAAATTCAAATTACCCTAG